One genomic segment of Calonectris borealis chromosome 18, bCalBor7.hap1.2, whole genome shotgun sequence includes these proteins:
- the CABP1 gene encoding calcium-binding protein 1 isoform X2 produces MGNCVKSPLRNLSKKIRHEEKTCYKAVQTSEEGPSACEYQGPLMVLAQNCAVMHNLLGPACIFLRKGFAENRQPDRELRPEEIEELREAFKEFDKDKDGFINCRDLGNCMRTMGYMPTEMELIELSQQINMNLGGHVDFEDFVELMGPKLLAETADMIGVKELRDAFREFDTNGDGEISTSELREAMKKLLGQQVGHRDIEEIIRDVDLNGDGRVDFEEFVRMMSR; encoded by the exons ATCCGCCATGAGGAGAAGACGTGCTATAAGGCTGTCCAGACGAGCGAAGAGGGGCCGTCGGCTTGCGAGTACCAGGGTCCGCTCATGGTGCTGGCCCAGAACTGCGCCGTCATGCACAACCTGCTGGGGCCAGCATGCATCTTCCTGAGGAAGGGCTTCGCAGAAAACAGGCAGCCT GATAGAGAGCTGCGTCCAGAAGAAATTGAAG AATTAAGAGAAGCCTTTAAGGAGTTTGATAAAGACAAGGATGGGTTTATTAACTGCAGGGACCTGGGGAACTGCATGCGAACCATGGGCTACATGCCTACTGAGATGGAGCTAATAGAGCTCTCCCAGCAGATCAACATGAACC TGGGTGGCCATGTGGATTTTGAAGATTTTGTTGAGCTGATGGGACCAAAGCTGCTAGCAGAAACTGCAGACATGATTGGTGTAAAAGAGCTCCGCGATGCCTTCAGAGAG TTTGACACCAATGGTGATGGGGAGATCAGCACCAGTGAGCTGCGAGAAGCCATGAAGAAGCTTCTAGGGCAGCAGGTGGGCCATCGGGATATTGAAGAGATCATCCGGGATGTGGATCTGAATGGAGATGGGCGTGTTGATTTTGAAG AGTTTGTTCGCATGATGTCCCGTTGA
- the CABP1 gene encoding calcium-binding protein 1 isoform X3, with amino-acid sequence MGNCVKSPLRNLSKKDRELRPEEIEELREAFKEFDKDKDGFINCRDLGNCMRTMGYMPTEMELIELSQQINMNLGGHVDFEDFVELMGPKLLAETADMIGVKELRDAFREFDTNGDGEISTSELREAMKKLLGQQVGHRDIEEIIRDVDLNGDGRVDFEEFVRMMSR; translated from the exons GATAGAGAGCTGCGTCCAGAAGAAATTGAAG AATTAAGAGAAGCCTTTAAGGAGTTTGATAAAGACAAGGATGGGTTTATTAACTGCAGGGACCTGGGGAACTGCATGCGAACCATGGGCTACATGCCTACTGAGATGGAGCTAATAGAGCTCTCCCAGCAGATCAACATGAACC TGGGTGGCCATGTGGATTTTGAAGATTTTGTTGAGCTGATGGGACCAAAGCTGCTAGCAGAAACTGCAGACATGATTGGTGTAAAAGAGCTCCGCGATGCCTTCAGAGAG TTTGACACCAATGGTGATGGGGAGATCAGCACCAGTGAGCTGCGAGAAGCCATGAAGAAGCTTCTAGGGCAGCAGGTGGGCCATCGGGATATTGAAGAGATCATCCGGGATGTGGATCTGAATGGAGATGGGCGTGTTGATTTTGAAG AGTTTGTTCGCATGATGTCCCGTTGA